The genomic segment TAATTGTATTGTACCAAATAAAACCGCGGGGGTACAGAGAGGTGAGATTCCGGAAGTGGTGTCCACCCCATCAATAAATGTAACAATTACGGACGGTTGAAGACGTTGCAAGGCGGGAACggggacgtgtgtgtgtgtgcgtgttatggGGGTGGGTGGGAATGCGTCGCTTTTGATTAGCAGCTTGTGTGGAAGTCTGCATTCATTATAAAAGCGAGTGGTCCTCTTCTGACCGTCGTTAGTGTTACGGACTGGTTCGTGTGTGGAACATGGCCTCCCGCTTCAGACTCGGCTCAGCACTGTGTGAGTATGCCCTTTCCACACGGTTCTGTTCCAAGTCGATTtttaagaagaaacaaaaaaaataatctaggACATTATTGGAAGTGCTCACAAAAGCAGTGTGTGTATAAGTTGTTTATCGCTGGCTCTATTTGTAGAGCAATAAAAGGGGACATTAATGAGCAGGTCCACGCAATGCACGTGTGGGTCTCGTTAGTCATCAATGATTAACACCACCTTGTGCAAAAGACCTAAATAGAATTGACTTATTCAGTTACAAAAGTATCTGTTCAAACCGGCAGAACTAAGATAGAAAGTTTGGGAATGTCCACTGCATGCAGCGGTCCCACACTCACAACGCATGTCCTCAATTATTGAGAATAAGTGCTGTCTTGCGCAATAGAAATGAACAGATATACTTTAATTCTACAAATCAAAAATGTCTATGACCGCTCTTTTGTCTTTCCAAAGCGAGGGTGTCACACTTGGCCTGTGGGGGCCTGATCCGGTCCGCCACATTTTGTGTCCCGTGGAACGCAAGTCATGTCAGCTTCCATGATTCTTGGTTAAAAATATGTACCAAAATTCACTGTCGAAGCCATTTgtaaggatttttttgtttgttttgttagcaATCCCCTTTCAACAGTTACtcgaataatagttgaacaaatttatccttgacctctgatttaaaaatttcTGTAGTTATCCATTGaattttctgttttgtgtaaTATCAGGTGATTAAGCATTCTCATGGtttcagtcataacggccctgtGAGGGGAAACCAAAACTATAACGTGGCACATGACTGACTTTGACAGCCCTGAtctgaattttgtttttcagtgctGACCGCAATGTGTTTGGTCCTCTCAGCAGGTGACTATCAAAGTTCATTTCCAACATGAGCAGTATAATTCCTTTTCCTAAAGAttgtttttcatgttgttttcagTAGTTGTCGATTGTGCTTCGCAAGTGACTACCTGTGATTTTAACCATTGGCAAGTCCATCGGCTATATTGTGGTAAGACCTCAGCCCTTGTCTTAAATGAAACGGTGCATTTAAAGCAGAAGCCCATCGCTGGCTGAAGTGTCACCCAAAACCTTTTCCCACATGACATAATTTGCAATGGATGTTGAATAATTTTGAGTGCTGCAACAGTACGGTTTGACGTTGACTGCTGTCGCTCTTGGCCGTGTGACAGGACATGGTGTGATCAGCGTGAGGCAGGCTTTGTATGGCCGGTCAAGCTCGCTGGTCTGCAGTGAAGGAAGACCTCCACAGGAGCTGGCTAACACACTGTGCGCTCAACGAGACACTGTTGAAAGACTCGGGACAATGTAAGCACTGGGCTTGTTTGAGAGAGCCTTATCAGTAAACGTACTTGTTTTGCTTTAAAAGTTACAGCATTGCCTTGAAAGAGTTTCTTGGACACTAACTAGACATGACATCAGATGTCTTCAGTGCTTGTTACTGGAGGTAATTGACTTGATCAATCACAGTGGAAAATAGTTCTATAGTGTATGGAAAGCATGTCAGCCTCTCAGTTCAGAGGTTTGGTTTGAGCCACGTCTGTGCAAATAAATTTCCAGCAATGTGAATGTTGATGCCTTTCTGACCGATCCAGTCTCTGTTGCAACCTACTTGAAGGCTTGCAATGGTGAGgtaatgttttattaatttaggtaatcttggtctcatgatgtcaaaatgaggcctgtttaaataccaattctgaGAGAATCAGGACCTATTGGTCGCTTTATGAATAAAGCTCAATTGATTTGACCCTTTAGctccttgttttaaaaaaaaaaaaaaaagtactgaaccATTGACTTTAGGGAAGATCAAATTAAGttggtgcattttaggttcatcctgataGCCAACATTTTGGAAGCATAtcaaatttatattaaaaacatgACTGAAGAATGTTCTCCAATCGAAGCAtggcaaaaacatgcgtgtATAAATGAGCGCAAGACTGGGTTTGCTCTTCTCGTAACTGCAAGTTTTAAAGGAGAGCTGACACTGAATTTGTTTCTTCTGCTGAGTCTTTCCATTTGTCTGCAGTTGCAATGGCAAGAAATCGTGTGAGGTGATCGTGGAAGAGTTCCGCACTCCCGATCCCTGTGCTGGCACCTTCAAATATTTGCAGACCAACTTCACCTGTGTGCCAGCGTGTATGTCTCCTGCAGTCTGTAAAGAATGTGTACTATTTCATGgctaatgtttttaatttactcAAACAGTTAGGGTGGTGGCGTGTGAGTCGTCAGTGGCACGTTTGTATTGTGGTAAGATTGAGCCACCGTAatcttttaatttattaattcgTTGGAAGTTTTGACTCTACATTTATTGGCTGTCATTCTGATTCTAGATTGGGGACGTGTCATTTTTGTCTACGGGGCTGACTATGGACGCCGTGACCGGACCACGTGTACATACAGAAGGTCTCAATATGAGATAGATAATGTCGAATGCCGGCGCCCAACTGACATTGTCGCCAGCAGGTACGGTAGCACACGTGAACGAAATGGCATGTTCTCGTGATTTAAAGTTTATATAATTGGCAGAAAACAAACACTATTTGAGTGGTTATGATTGTGGGCTGGCACGGTGGACCTTGTGGTTGGACACACACTGCCTCAGTGGAGAGTGTTTgatcctctgtggagtttgcttggttttctctgggcggTGTCAATTtttaggctaattgaagactaaattgttttgTAATGCACTATCGCTACCTTCAGGAGTGGAACAGTATTGCAGTGTTGGTTGGAAAGGTTTGCTTACTAGTTTATTTTATGGCAAAATTAAGGCCTGATCCACAAATTAGTTTTATTCAtcgtgaaatatttaaaaatgaaatttttctTCTGCTCTCACAGGTGCAATGGAAAAAACCCCTGTACGATCACAGCCAGCAACGCAGTGTTTGGAGACCCTTGTAAAGGCACCTACAAGTACTTGGAGGTTGCTTACACATGTAGATGTAAGTACTTGACTTACTTTGTATCTCGTGCTAATACCTATTGTAGaaatgctttttatttaattcggTGGTATTCACCAATAAGCAAATTATTTGTAAAGGTTACAAACGAGGTCAATGGAACTATTAAAAGGCCCTTTTTGGTTTTGAAAATTGTAGAATTGTACTAGAAGAGTACAGTGAGAAATTTGTAGTACTAATATTCCTGGGCAGTTTCGAAAGTACTTGAATCAAGCTGtcactcctgtttttttttaaatttattttttttaaaccgcgcTACATTTCAAACAGAAGTCTGCTAGCTTCTCTCAACCATAATTTGAAAAGTCATAGAAGGGGTAGCAAAAATTGGAATCAGTGTTGCAGTACTGAAACCTTAACTGCTACCTCAGCACAATTGGAGCTGCATTTACTCATCTGTTCTCAACTAATTTCTgtaaatagcccgtaggtgtgtatagAATAgcttttatttggggggggcttAATGTGCAAATTTAGTGTGAGTAGCATTTTGGCAAAACTACAGAATAAACTCAGTTAATATAGTCCACATCTATATTTAGAATTATAAATAGATACATGCTCGGAATTTCACTGCTTTTTTGGTACTGTAGTCTTTGGTGCTTCCAAATGCAGGTATAGTATCTAATTCACAATTTTATCATGACAATACTAGAAAggttgcagtgttttttttttttttttttttttgcacatactATAATGGATTTAATTTTGAGTAAACTGTATATAAttgcttttca from the Phycodurus eques isolate BA_2022a chromosome 1, UOR_Pequ_1.1, whole genome shotgun sequence genome contains:
- the LOC133400597 gene encoding L-rhamnose-binding lectin SML-like isoform X2, with product MASRFRLGSALLLTAMCLVLSAVVDCASQVTTCDFNHWQVHRLYCGHGVISVRQALYGRSSSLVCSEGRPPQELANTLCAQRDTVERLGTICNGKKSCEVIVEEFRTPDPCAGTFKYLQTNFTCVPAFRVVACESSVARLYCDWGRVIFVYGADYGRRDRTTCTYRRSQYEIDNVECRRPTDIVASRCNGKNPCTITASNAVFGDPCKGTYKYLEVAYTCRYPGDYPY
- the LOC133400597 gene encoding L-rhamnose-binding lectin SML-like isoform X1; this encodes MASRFRLGSALLLTAMCLVLSAVVVDCASQVTTCDFNHWQVHRLYCGHGVISVRQALYGRSSSLVCSEGRPPQELANTLCAQRDTVERLGTICNGKKSCEVIVEEFRTPDPCAGTFKYLQTNFTCVPAFRVVACESSVARLYCDWGRVIFVYGADYGRRDRTTCTYRRSQYEIDNVECRRPTDIVASRCNGKNPCTITASNAVFGDPCKGTYKYLEVAYTCRYPGDYPY